One Phyllopteryx taeniolatus isolate TA_2022b chromosome 3, UOR_Ptae_1.2, whole genome shotgun sequence genomic window, ttttcaactggtaggcgtggaagagtgtctcgcccagcttgtctgtgaaattcaggtttgtaaaccaatgtaatgactaacagatccccaTAGAAGGCGCCATGCATTGCTTTGGTTTAaaaatcagcacagcttttgaatagaagataaagattagatTAAATTAGGGTGGATCTCATCTTTTACATTGATTATGAGAAATGGCAACatgttggaagtcggacaagtttaagcacctcacactcaaacagagtatgtacagtatatgtatggtGTAAACGGAGTGTGTGTCgcgatcgtgagaaaagatgacgcagttcatAGAGGGAATGTTGAACGTAAAAAAGCCACTTGACATTCAACACGAGTCACGCCGTGAGTCAGTGTCGCTcactcacaaaaacaaaaaatattagcatcaGAGTCTTTGCTTGGCATGTtgcttttcacaaaaaaacacattttcttcgcTTTTTGATCAGAAACcggtttttggtgaaaccaacccatgttctactgctgattacttaAGAACAGAAAAAATctccaaaaataagaaaatttaTAAGCGACCCCCAAACTTTTGAGCTGTAGTGTATCtatacaactgtgtgttttcatggaaaacatgaCATTGTCTGGAAGACCCCTAACTTGAACGATATTCTGACCCAAGGTGACCGAGGTAGGTCACTATACGACAAGGAACATGAGGTAACTTTCAGTATGTGGTCGCCGTTCAGGAACTAGCTGTAGCCAAGGGTCCACCTGTTGTACTGTCAGTTGTTTCACATGATCAGCGCCACAACCAAATTGATGAATTTTACAAATGAGTATGAgaatgtttccatttttttcacttttgccCAGATTAGTCAGTGTGAGGTGTAATACTTAAGTGGGTGAATCTCAgattttcacattcacatccatccacccaccccaCGTTTTGTTTGAATGCTTTAAATAGATTAACGTCTGTGTGTTGTTTACAGGCTCGGCAGTGTGGCAGCTCATCGCCTCCTTCCTCAAACTGCCCATTTCCGGAACCCACTGCATTGTGGGCGCCACTATCGGCTTCTCCATGGTCGCCATAGGCACCAAGGGCGTCCAGTGGATGCAGCTGGTTAAGATCGGTAATGTAAATCCTCTTGAAGTTGTTAGCTTAGTTTTTGTGAAACTCTCTGCggggaatttatttttttttctccgactGACAATCCACCGAGTGAGTTGCAAGAGTTACCTCCCCCACGTGGCTTAGCGTGGTCTGTTTTCAGAGGCGTGGGGAACGTGCATAAGGAGTTGACCCGAGGTCACGTGGGCTGAACAGAAAGACAAATACAAGTCGATGTGATATAGAAAGCGTGTACTACAATTGGTGCTTTTGAGTGTGTTACTATTCTGATCACTTCTCTCTGTGTGCAGTGTCGTCGTGGTTCATCTCCCCCTTGCTATCTGGACTCATGTCTGGAGTCCTCTTCCTTCTCATCAGGAATACCATTCTCAACAAGGTGGGTTGTTGGAATTTTTACACACTTCTTAATCAAGTAAATAATCCATCAGAGGGTTAGTATGGATCCCTTTATTCTTCTTAAATCTTAAGTCTCCCCTTGAGTTGGAAGAAGGATTCAAAATCCCTCAATATATTATTAACTGTTAAAGGAACACTTTCATTTGAACTGGCttacaggaaacaaaaaaaattattaaaataaaaaaaataataataaaaaagaaataaaaaaaaaaaacctggttgTCATGTTTACAACTCTTATGGTACTTACACAGACAGTGTCATAAACAATTGGTCACTCCCTGATGCAATACATTTAGGCTTTCTAGTGTGTTAAAACAACAGGTTAAACATGAGAAATTGTCTTTTAACAAAACCGATTTCAACATATTAACTGTTAAAATGGGTTCGCACCAACAATttgagaaattattttttatagttAAGTGACATTGCCTATGGTGAGAACCTATTGCTGTAAAAGTGCAGTCAATCAAATCGAAACGTGTGGCTTTAAGATCCTTACTTAAACTGCTAGAGTTACTGTGTATCTggagttatataaaaaaaatgtttttaaaaacaggcACGCACGTGCACAagggcacacacaaacttgCTTCAACACTGATAAAATCCATTTGATTTGGCAACATCAGCGCATCTCGCGTTACATAACAAGCAATCTCTGGCAGACAAGGAAGGAAAACGTGTGGCGGCTCATTGTAAGGTCACGACGGCACGATCTCGGGATGAATGACTCACAGGACGATCCGGCTCAATCAGACTGACGGCATCAGCGGGTCAAACTCAGGATGAGCTCGTCTGTGTTTTGGCCGTCTCTGCACATCGCAGAAGGAGAATATTTGAGTGTTAATATTTAAGGTTTATATTTGACTTGTTGAGAGTCATGTATCAGGCTTATCACAAGAGCAAACATGTTTTGCCAAAGTGAGCAGTGCTGCTTTGACGTCATCGCTTGTTATCCCAATCTCACAACCTGAAAATGAAGTACTCTCCACCGGTTAGGTTGGTCGTGTTTCCTCAAGTTCTGTTCACTTTCTTTGTCTCAAAtctgtaataataattacaatcaTTATGATTACATAACACAAAGCATGTCTTCTTACCAGAAAATGTTCCTCTCTTTATCTCTATAGGAAGATTCTGTTCCCAATGGCCTGCGAGCGCTGCCTCTCTTCTACGCCACCACCATTGGGATCAACACCTTCTCCATCATGTACACTGGAGCTCCATGTAAGATCTGCGTGTAGTCTGATACCAATGTACAATCAAATTATCACGTCAGTCATAATAGGCGATGCTGCTACTGTAATTCACTCGCTCAAAATTCCAACTATAGGTGTGACAAAAATATTGATAGATGGAGATAGTCGTATATTGACACCACGTTCTTTTTCCTCTCGACTGTGGCATATGCGGGCCGATTGCAGTGCTGGGGTTAGAGATGCTGCCGGTGTGGGCCATCTTTCTCATCACCTTGGCCGGATCGCTGGTGTGTGCAGCTCTCGTCTGGATCTTCGTCTGTCCCTGGATGAAGAGGAAAATAGCAAGTAGGTATCCAACACCCACTGATGGCTTCTTGCCAAATCCCCTAAAtagtgtttgttttgcttgtatATCTTGATTGTTAAACGCAGTGCTTTCATATTAGGGTTACTgcctctcaataaatttgaataaagTGAAAAACTAAATTGATTTTAGTAGTTtgattcaaaaagtaaaactcttattatatagattcacacacacagagtgaagtatgattttattttttatacttttGATGATTAAGCTTACGGATGAAAACCGAAGTATGGGGTTTTCATTTGTAACACACATAAAAAGAAATGTGTatattacataaaaaaacaatcaaaatgtttttaatatagaaattatGTTACTAATCTGTATATGTTTCACTTTGTGTGATTGAGCTACTGAAATTAATGAACTTTTctacaatattcaaatttattgagatgcacctgtaattGAGCTAAAGAGCAGAACAAGTGAGAATTTCTCCCAGTCGAGAATTCAGGACTCGCTTTTAACCCTGCACATGAGGCCAAGTACTGTATCCAAACACAtcgtgacctggatgactgtaAGGATTACCTGTGACGTTAATCGGGTCATTACTACATCCGCCTAAAATGAGGTGGTGAATGGCTGGAGGTTGTGTTTGGATTGAGGGTTGTTTTTTAACTTGACAGGGTGGTTGGGGGAGTCTGCACTGGAATTAGTTGGCTTTGAACCATATGATGGCTGAACTGTTTTTTCAATGGGAATAGCGCTCCATAGTTTTCCAGTCCCTCTTTGGTTAATCAAGTTTTATTCCAGCAGTGATAAAGTTTCAGTCAAATTTGACAGGCCAAGTGCTtgaatttttttcacttcacttcacaCAAGAGATCACTATGGGGCTGTTACTATTGTATTTCCAGTGGGCTCATCTTTCTTTGACTTGTCCATCATCTCTCTTTCTCCAGGCCGTCTAAAGAAGGAGCAGGCTTTGTCCAGGATCTCCGACGAGAGCCTGGACAAGATccccgaggaggaggaggagagcccCGTCTTTAAAGAGCTGCCTGGGGCCAAGGGCACAGATGAGGCTGTGCTGCCGCTAACTGGGGGCAGCAGTGAGCGGAATGCGCGCACCTCCAACACCGAACTCACCAATCTGACCAACGGCGGCACCGTCATGCCAAATGGCCGAGTTTATGGTAAAACTGTTATGTTCCGAACCCTTTGCTTTGTGTTACTCAATACATGGTGTCCACAGGTCCTTCACAAGTCTTATATTAGATGAGATTACCACTATCGCATGCCGTTTCTATAAATGTGTACAATTTACTGAATATAGAACACATAATTGCTTTGCATATCATTACCTACACTAATGGATTGATTCCTTTTAGCTTGGGCTGTCACtagcaaatctttttagaaCCAATTCTCATATCGATTAGTGTTAGTGATTGAATAATAACTCCCCCCCGCTATTacttatatatagatatatatttttttttactactaacacgtgtttgatttttttttttttactactaacatgcatgaGGGACGTACTTAAATCCTTAAACTATATGCAGAACTTGAGACAGCTAAATGATAAACCGTTAGCAATCATCATTAGCATTAGTgcgctagcgattaccattttaggtcaaaaaacGCTAACTTCCATTTAACTCACTCACacttatcatgttatatgtactgtacattacacatctaacagtgtcttaaaaatcacttccaGACACTCCTTTGTCGTTTTTGACAAAGTTTATCATCGGCCCAATGCATAATTAGGATTCCCAAATAggttccaggcaggacacgcccaaCTGCAACATGATTGACTCCTGCGTCGCGGGTAAGTGGAATGCAACGAGAAGACCATCCCAAAcatatcacatttgtacaaaataaaaacaaagaagacagTTATGGTTATGTTTAGGGCTAGGATTGGGACTTAAGGTGATTTGGATGGTtaaggttaagattagggtggTTTAGGTTTAGTGGGAAACATATCAACGCCGGCACACTTAAGTCACTTACTTCTTTTACCGTCTGGAAGCAAAAGGGCGTGTTTtaccgggatacagcagccaatcatactGAAGTGGCGCATGTCCTGCAGCcggtaatattggagcagggcgtgtcctgcctggtaactatgtgggaatcctaataatgcTGGCGcaacactgcgtccgtctgcaataaatgtctgtgtgaaacatGAGTTCCGGCGGCGCAAACATTGTTGCgggtggaactttttttttgggggggggggggcagagctTCAACGCAGAAACTTTgtgtcgacctatttttgaagttgaCTTAgcaaagttataaaaaaaaaaattgcccctCAGGCCGAGGTTTAGCATGTTATAAAATTTAAAGTGAAGACTGTCTAAGTGGCCTTTGCCTTTGACACACCTCTGCTAGACTCTTCTATCGGCATTATGTAGAAATCTGATTTGGTATCATTTCAGTCAGACTTATGTTTACTTGTCAGTACCTAAAACATCTGGTTTTTGTCAGACTGACCTACTGATTTGATTATCTTGTAATTCTCTTTTATAGACTAATTATTTTCCCTTGTCGCACACTTCCTGTTTTATTACGCAGCCCGCACCCATTCAATGACCAACGGCTGCCTCAAGTCGCCCGTCTCTAACGGCAGCTTTAGCTTTGACGGTCACATGCGTAGCGACGGCCAGGTGTACCACACGGTGCACAAGGACTCGGGCCTGTATAAAGACCTGCTGCACAAAATCCACCTGGGCCGCATGGATGACAACGAGCGTCCTGGCGCCGGCCAGCCCGACAACAACTACCGTCTGCTGCGTCGCAACAACAGCTACACCTGCTACACGGCAGCCATCTGCGGGATGCCCGTGCAGCCGCTAATGCGCACGGAGTCTCGCGACGACAGCGAGAAGCTGGTCGGGGAGGGCGGCGGCGGGCGCAGCAACAGCGTGTCCTACTCCAAGAAGCGCATACGCTACGACAGCTACTCGTCCTACTGCAACGCTGTGGCTGAGGCGGAGATCGAGGCGGAGGAGGGCGGCGTGGAGATGAAACTGGCTACCGAGCTTGAGGGGGTCGAGGAAGAAGGGGGGTCCGCACCGGTGCCTCTCGATGACCTGGCTGAGGAGGATCACGAGGAGAAGGATAAGTCGGAGGTGTTTCTGCTTTTCCACTTCCTGCAGATTCTCACCGCCTGTTTTGGCTCCTTCGCCCACGGAGGCAACGACGTCAGGTGCCAGTATTGTATATGCGAGTATGCCAAGTGACCATTACATGAATCACTAGTGCAGTATTTCCCAACCAAATAGAGCCAAGGCACATGTAGTGTCACCCTGCTATATTGCTGTGCGAACTGCtacatcgcagattttttt contains:
- the slc20a2 gene encoding sodium-dependent phosphate transporter 2 isoform X1 yields the protein MDLNSYLWMVILGFIIAFILAFSVGANDVANSFGTAVGSGVVTLKQACILASIFETVGSMLLGAKVGETIRKGIIDVNLYNETVPVLMAGEVSAMVGSAVWQLIASFLKLPISGTHCIVGATIGFSMVAIGTKGVQWMQLVKIVSSWFISPLLSGLMSGVLFLLIRNTILNKEDSVPNGLRALPLFYATTIGINTFSIMYTGAPLLGLEMLPVWAIFLITLAGSLVCAALVWIFVCPWMKRKIASRLKKEQALSRISDESLDKIPEEEEESPVFKELPGAKGTDEAVLPLTGGSSERNARTSNTELTNLTNGGTVMPNGRVYARTHSMTNGCLKSPVSNGSFSFDGHMRSDGQVYHTVHKDSGLYKDLLHKIHLGRMDDNERPGAGQPDNNYRLLRRNNSYTCYTAAICGMPVQPLMRTESRDDSEKLVGEGGGGRSNSVSYSKKRIRYDSYSSYCNAVAEAEIEAEEGGVEMKLATELEGVEEEGGSAPVPLDDLAEEDHEEKDKSEVFLLFHFLQILTACFGSFAHGGNDVSNAIGPLVALWMIYDQGGVMQDAATPIWLLFYGGVGICAGLWVWGRRVIQTMGKDLTPITPSSGFTIELASAVTVVLASNIGIPVSTTHCKVGSVVAVGWIRSRKAVDWRLFRNIFLAWFVTVPVAGLFSAAVMAVFVYGILPYV
- the slc20a2 gene encoding sodium-dependent phosphate transporter 2 isoform X3; this encodes MDLNSYLWMVILGFIIAFILAFSVGANDVANSFGTAVGSGVVTLKQACILASIFETVGSMLLGAKVGETIRKGIIDVNLYNETVPVLMAGEVSAMVGSAVWQLIASFLKLPISGTHCIVGATIGFSMVAIGTKGVQWMQLVKIVSSWFISPLLSGLMSGVLFLLIRNTILNKEDSVPNGLRALPLFYATTIGINTFSIMYTGAPLLGLEMLPVWAIFLITLAGSLVCAALVWIFVCPWMKRKIASRLKKEQALSRISDESLDKIPEEEEESPVFKELPGAKGTDEAVLPLTGGSSERNARTSNTELTNLTNGGTVMPNGRVYARTHSMTNGCLKSPVSNGSFSFDGHMRSDGQVYHTVHKDSGLYKDLLHKIHLGRMDDNERPGAGQPDNNYRLLRRNNSYTCYTAAICGMPVQPLMRTESRDDSEKLVGEGGGGRSNSVSYSKKRIRYDSYSSYCNAVAEAEIEAEEGGVEMKLATELEGVEEEGGSAPVPLDDLAEEDHEEKDKSEVFLLFHFLQILTACFGSFAHGGNDVSNAIGPLVALWMIYDQGGVMQDAATPIWLLFYGGVGICAGLWVWGRRVIQTMGKDLTPITPSRWAQWWPWAGSAPGRRWTGASSGTSSWRGSSPCPWPACSAPPSWPCSCTASCPTCEGGATADDPRVRQEGQRVARLVAWWR
- the slc20a2 gene encoding sodium-dependent phosphate transporter 2 isoform X2, coding for MDLNSYLWMVILGFIIAFILAFSVGANDVANSFGTAVGSGVVTLKQACILASIFETVGSMLLGAKVGETIRKGIIDVNLYNETVPVLMAGEVSAMVGSAVWQLIASFLKLPISGTHCIVGATIGFSMVAIGTKGVQWMQLVKIVSSWFISPLLSGLMSGVLFLLIRNTILNKEDSVPNGLRALPLFYATTIGINTFSIMYTGAPLLGLEMLPVWAIFLITLAGSLVCAALVWIFVCPWMKRKIASRLKKEQALSRISDESLDKIPEEEEESPVFKELPGAKGTDEAVLPLTGGSSERNARTSNTELTNLTNGGTVMPNGRVYARTHSMTNGCLKSPVSNGSFSFDGHMRSDGQVYHTVHKDSGLYKDLLHKIHLGRMDDNERPGAGQPDNNYRLLRRNNSYTCYTAAICGMPVQPLMRTESRDDSEKLVGEGGGGRSNSVSYSKKRIRYDSYSSYCNAVAEAEIEAEEGGVEMKLATELEGVEEEGGSAPVPLDDLAEEDHEEKDKSEVFLLFHFLQILTACFGSFAHGGNDVSNAIGPLVALWMIYDQGGVMQDAATPIWLLFYGGVGICAGLWVWGRRVIQTMGKDLTPITPSSGFCIEVMSALTVLVASNVGIPISSTHCKVGSVVAVGWIRSRKAVDWRLFRNIFLAWFVTVPVAGLFSAAVMAVFVYGILPYV